CCGGCAGCGAGGGCCAAGGCGGCAGGAGTTCTGGGCGGTGGGCTGGGCGGATCGTTTGGCGTGCTGGTATCACCGCATCCGGTCAGGGCAAACATCAGGGGCAGTACTGCTGCGGGGACTAGTGCTCTCATGATCGCTCGCTCCACCTGGGACGGCACAACAGGATCGGCTGGAGCGGGCGGTCTGCCGCGGTCCGTGCGCCGGAATCGTCCTTCTCTGGGGGTACGCGATGGTGGGTTGTGCCAGGGATCACGCCTGGCTTGGTCGGTGGCCGACGTGGTTCAGGGTTGGACCGGTGGATCCGTCCGAACGGCGTCGTCCGCCTCGCGCCGGGCGGCAACGAGACGGTCGACGCCCTCGCCAATCCGGCGGGCTGCGTCGATCAGGGTCGTCAGCGGGGCCAGGTCGGTAGTGCCGGCATGGAGCCGCAGCAGGTCGAGTCGGACCCGTTCCAGGGCGCCAACACTCTCGGCCAGTCGAGCCGCGGCGGCGGAACGGCGGACGGCCAGGGCGTCGGCGTCTTCGGGGCGCGAGGCCACCAAGGCCGCGACCTCATCGACATCAGCCCGAGCGGCCGCCGCTTGCGACTCTAGAGCGGCTACCACGCCAGGTAGCTCGGCAAGCTGGTTGCGATATTGCTTGGGAAGCGCAGCAAACAGATCGCCGGCGGCAACTCCCAGCGCAGCTTCGGTGGCGCGGAAGACCCCGCCACCGACGGCCTGCGACACCTTCGGGGCGCCGAGTTGCTTCGCAAACCAGCGGCCCAATCGGCTGTTCCAGAGCCGGTCGCGAACGCCCGTCTGCCACCAGCGTCTCAGGCCGGTCGGGATGAACTGGACATCCAGTGCGTTGCTGGCGGCGCCGAGCAGAAGCGTGGCGCCCATCGGCAGCAGCAAGAAGATCATGCCGAGGTCACGCTCGTGCACGACACCGGCTGCCACCAGCCCGACCGTGGTGGCGAGCCAGGTCGCGGCGGCGGTCGTCGCCAGGCGCAGGATCCGGTGGAGTCCAGGTTCGCCCTCGGCTCGGGACGCCGCTTCCGTCTCGTCGCGTTCCCGCCGTTCCAGCTCGAGCGCGGCAAGCAGGTCGGCGAGCGAGTAGCCGGCTTTGAACTGTCGGCGGGCCTGGTTGAGGTGAAACCCGATGATCGGCAGCAGCGGAGCGGCGGTGATCGCCGCGAGCAGCACGATGTCGGCCGGGCCGTCCGGGCGACGGCCGAGCAGCCAGACCGTCAGGTTTGCGAGCGTCAGGGTTCCAAAGAGGCCGCCCCAGGCGAGATATGGCACCAGCATCGGGTTGCGGGCGCCAAGCCAGGCACGCAGCGACGGAGGGAGCGCGGGCCGGGTCTCGGCGGTCGGGGCCAATGCCGCAGCCAGGGCTTCGCCGTCGGGGAATCGGTCGTCGGGGTCGCGGGCGAGGCAGCGGTCGATCGCCTCGGCGAGCGCTGCGGGCATCCCTGGCGCAATCGTGGACAAGCTCGGCGCCTCCCGGGTGGTCTGCTGTACCAGCAGGGCGGGGAGTTCGGACCCCTCGAACGGGAGGCGCCCGCTCAGGGCCAGGAATCCGACCACGCCTAGCGCGTAGATGTCGCTCCGGCCGTCGAGGCTGTCCCCAAGCGCCTGTTCCGGGCTCATGAACCGCGCCGTTCCCATGATCAGGTGCCCGTCGGTTGCCGCGGAGCCGGTGCCGGCCTGTGCGATCCCGAAGTCTGTCACCAGGGCGCGACCGCTGCCGGCTTCGATCAGGATGTTATCGGGTTTGACGTCGCGGTGGATGATGCCGCGTCCGTGGGCGTACGCGAGAGCCCAGGACACCTCGCGCAGCAATCGGGTGGCGTCCGCCGGTGCGAGGGGCCCCCGGGATCGCAGCCGCTCACCAAGCGACTCCCCCTCGATATAGCTCATTACGAAAAAGACGAAGCCGCCGACCTCGCCGACCCGGTGGATCGGGACGATGTGCGGGTGTGAGAGCCCGGCCGCCATCCGGGCTTCGCGGAGAAAGCGCTCCCGTGCGGCAGGATTGCCGGCCAACGGGGTGGGGAGGACCTTGATGGCCACGTCCCGGTCGAGCAGGACATCCCGGGCGAGATAGACGATGCCCATGCCGCCTCGGCCGAGTTCTCGCTGGAGCGAGTACTCGCCGGCGAGGGCGGCCTGGAGGTCGAGGAAGTCCGGGGTCGGCTGAGTCATGATCTGCTTTGCGGTGTAAAGTACATGCGTCGGGTCCGTCCCGCTACGTCGGGGCTGGGCATCGATCGTGGCGCCGCCGGCCGGTGCGATCGTCGAAATCCGGGGCGGTGGTCCGTGCCTGCCGGATCCCACTGCAACCATCTGGTGCTCGAGCGGGACGGGTGATAAGCTTGCGTCCGTCGTCCGGGTCGGGTCTCGGGCCAGCGTCGTGAGGATGAGATGAGCCTGCTGCGCGGCAATCCAGCGTTGATGGTATCCTTGGTGGCGCTCGTCATCGTGGCAATCGTATTCGTCATATTGGCGGCCGTGATGACTCGGGCAGGTGCTTCGCTCCGCCCGTTGGCATTCTTTGGGGTGTATCTCGGCATCATCGGCGGTCCTCAGCTGCTTTTTCACGTTGCGCAGGGATCGGGGTGGATTCCCAAACGAAGTCTGACACGGGTGGCTGGCGGATCAGGGACCGAAGGGTACCGCGAGGTGGAGTCGGCTCTTGCAGTCACCGGCAGTGTCTTTGCAAACCCGCAGACCGTCTTTCCAGGAGCCGATCCTGACCTCATCTCGGATCTGACTCGGCTCGGCCCCAGCGGACCCTACGGCGATGCGCAGGTGGCCCAGATGGCGATCTTGCCTCCGGCGGGCACGGCAGTCGTCGCGCGCTATGCCAATCCTGCTGCTGCCCGGGTGGCGGCTGAGGGGTATCTGCGCTCCGCAGCCGGCTACCTGCCTGATCCGGCGCCGGATGGTGCCGTGCTCGTTTCGCGACCCGTGGGCGACGTGCTCTTGACGCTGACGGCTGGTCGCACCTTGATCGCGTTGACGGGTCCCGATGAGCGAACCGTTCGATCGGCGCTCGCGGCCTCGCGGGTCGTGGCGCCGATCGAAGCCCCGGTGTCGGCGGCAGCCGATCCGGGCGCGACGTTCTGGTTGTACCGCCCCGCCGTGCTTGCGGGGCTGGTGCTGCTGCTGGTGGTGGTGGCCACCCTCTGGTTCTTCAAGGGGTCGACGTGGGCGTCGTCGCTCCCCCCGGTTGCCGGAGCCGCCCCGGTGTCCGAGCCCGAGCTGCGTCGGCGCCTGCTGGCCATCAACGAGCTCGATGCGCCCTACTCGGTGCAGGAGGAGACGCCGGGTGGGCGGATCGTCGTGACCTGGCGCTTTGCCGACGCTCGATGGGTCGACCTTGCCCGGGTGCGCGGCATGCGCGCGACGCACCGGATCCTGATCGAACTCGACGAGTCGAAACGGGTTGCCCGGCCGACGGAGCAGGTCAGTCGAGTCGACTGGTCAGCCGGACTGGACGGTGCAGGCGTCTCGTGGCGGACCATGGCCGGAATCGTCTTCTTTCAGTACGAGCAACAGCGGGTCTTCGGCCTGCAACTCGACCCGCAAGGGCGATTCACTCCGCAGCTTTCCTATGCCTACACCTTCAATCTGCAGGAAATGAAGGCGCCGTTCACCGCCGCCGTCACGACCGCCGGTTGGGGTTGGCGACCGACGGTCTGGCATGCCCCGTCCTGGCTGCGCTGGTTGACGGAGTGACGGGCGATTCCAGCGGACCGGCCTGGTGGCGCCAGGCCGTCGCGCTCGAGCAGGCCAATCGACTCGATGACGCTGAACGCGCGATCACAGCCGCGGTCGACCACATCGGGGCGGCGGCGTCCGTCGCCGAGTTGTACCGTCAACGCATGGTCCGACTTGCGGAGTCGGGAGATCAGCAGGGTGCCAGCGCCGCTGCGGACCAGGCCGAGCGATGGATCTGCCATTACGCCAGCCAGGCCACCAGCGGCGGCGAGGGCGCCGCGCTTTCGGAGGAGCGCGATCGCTTCCTCGAGGAGATCGGTCGGGGCCCGGGCACCGTCACCGGTCCGCCGGTGGCGGAGTCGCCGCTCGACCGGTTCATCCGGAGTATGGCGCGGAACCGGGAACGCTGGCATGACGGTATCGGCTACGACTTGGAGGCGCTGTCGGTTGCCTCGCCAGATGCCCGACGCCTGATCGAAGATCGACTGCTCGAGAAGCGGCCGCGCTCCTGGCATGACATCGAGGCGCTGGCTGCGCTCGACACGCCGCGAGCCCGGGCCGCGATCTTCGCCGCACTCGACGACCCTGACGCCATGGTCCGGGCTGCCGTCACGCGATTTGCGGCTGCGCAGCTTGATCGAGACGCGGCAACGGCGTCTCTCGTGCGCGGCCTGGAAACAGCCGAGTTCTATGGGGGATTGACGCAACTGCTGGATCAGGTGGAAACGTTCCATCCTGCTGCTGTCATCGACGCGCTGCTTCGGGGCACGCTGAACCGCGAAGGCGAAGTGGCCGTACACTTTGCGGCGATGCTGGTGTACCTCCATGGCAAGGCGAGCGAGCCGTTTGAGATGAGCCTCCGTCCGTTCTTCCTGACCTTTCACACCGAATCGACGGTGGAGCGCGCGGCAGCGTTTCGAGAGCTCTGCGGCCGGATCGGTGTCGACCCCGGACCGTACCTGGCCTGATCCCGGGGGCACGAGGTCACGAAGCCACCATCATGCCATGCGCCATCCTGCGGAACTCGAGCTGCCGTGAGGTCGCTGAACAGCTCGGCTGGGGCCAACGTGACGTCAGAAACTCTGCCCCAGCGAGAAGTGAAGATGATAGCGCCGCTTTGAGTTCACCGGAACCGAACTGATCGGCCGGCCCGCGAGGAGGGCCTCGAGGATGGGCTCCGCATCCCGCAAATCGAGCTCCGACGGGTTGAGCTTGTAGCCCAGGCTGATCCGGACCGGCCCAACCAGCGTCCGCACCTGAACGCCGAACCCGGTGCCGAAGAACCACCGCTCCGAATCGCCCGGGTCATCTGCCCGGAACCGGCTGTCCGGCGTCCAGACTCGACCCGCGTCGAAGAAGAGGTGGGTTCCCCAAGCGTCGCCGAGGCCGGGGAAGGGCAGCTGCAGTTCGAGCGACCCGCTCATCCGCGCCAAGCCACCCGACGGAGCATATCCGCGGGCGCCCAGCTCGAGCGAATCCGTGCCCTCGATCGGCGTCAGCGTCAGGTTGACGAACTTGGGGCCGAGTTGGGCTTCGCCCCAACCGCGCACCGAGCCGGTGCCGCCGGTCGTCAGGAGCACATCGCGCAGCTGCAGCGAGGCAATCAGGTTCGACTGGTCGTCGCTCTGAATCGATTTGCCATACGGCCAGACCCTCCCAATCCTCATGCGTGCCGTCGCGGTCACGCGCGGACCGATCGGGAGATAGCCGAAGATCGGCAGATCCGCGGCAAAGTACTCGATGGTGTTGAGGCCGCCGGGCGTCGTGATCTCGAGCGTGGGCCTGCCCTGAACCGTTCGGGCCGGGCGAGTCGGGTCGAAACGTCCGACCGTCCCGGAGAGCGAAAGGGTCGAGCGCTGGCTGCCCCTGCTCAGCGAATCGATGGCCCCCTCGCCGATGAGCCGGAGCAGCGAGTTGAGATCGATGATGCTGCCGCTGCCAAGCCGGTAGTCGAGAATCCGTCGATGCGAGTAGCGGTGCTGCAAGGTGATGAACCGATAGGGACCGAGTTCATAGACCAGCGAGGTCTCGATACCCGCTTGCCACGATCGATCGGTAACGTTGTTGCGATAGTAGCCGAACGGTTCAACCGTGAGCGAGTAGCGCCGATGCAGAAACCAGGGTGCTCGATACGCCACCGACAGACGATACTCTTCGTTGTCGAGGTCGCCCACGCTGAGCAGTCCGGTTTCTGCCAGCGCCGAGACGCGAAGCGTCCGGGCCCCGCCGCCGAAGTTGCGGTGAGCAAACTGTCCCTGGGTGCTGATGCCACCGTCACCGACGTAGCCGATCTCGCCGGTAATCAGCCGCGGCGGGTTCTCGGTGACTCTGATCCGCAAGTTGGCGAGTGAGTCATTGGCGGGGTCACGCTCGACGTCGATCAGCGCCAGTCGGAACAGATCCAGTCCGAAGACCCGCTGCCGCCCCTCAGCCAGCGCCTGCGCATTGAACCAGCGTCCTTCGCGGAAGGGAAGCACGCGCCGGATCACCTCGTCGGAGACGCTCTCCTGGCCTTCGATCGTGATCCGCCCGATTCGGGTCCGGGGTCCGGGGTCGATGGTGAACTGCAGCTCGGTGGTGGCGGCAGCGGTATCGATTGGTGCGCTTGCTGCAACCGTTGCGAAGGCCCAGCCACGGTTGCGCCACCAGGCCAGCAGGTCGGTCTCATGCCACGCCCGGGTCGTCTCGGTGTACCGGCCTCCTGTGTCGGCGCCGATGGCGTCACGTCGCCGCTGCCACTCGCCGACGTAGTCCTCCGGCAGCCGGGTCATCAGGTCACCGCCGTCCGGTGCCGTGATGGTGATGGCCCGAATCAGAATCGGACGGCCTTCATCGATGAAGAAGGTGATGTCGACGGTGTTGTCGTTGTCATGGTACTTGACGTCATACCAGATCTGCGTTTCGAGGAACCCCGCATTGCCATAAAACCGCCGGAGTCGTGCCACGTCGCGTTGCAGGTCGAGTGGCGCGAAGGGGTGCGGGGCAGGCGAGCTGACGATCGGAAGCGCCGCCAGCGTGCGACGAAGCCCGTAAAGCGCTCCCCGATTGCTCAGCGCGATCTGCGCCTTGAGCTCTCCCTCCTTGAATGTCCTCGAGGTCGTGAACTCGAACCCGAGCGAGCGGACCTCGGTGTTCTCATCGAAGACCGTGTAGGGAATCTGTGCGGCAAGCGGCCGAGCGAGCGCGCCGAGTCCGGCCATCGCAACGAGCGCTACGAGGCAGAGCCGCCGGGTCAGCTCAGAACGCATAGCGGGTCCGGAAGAAGGAACGAAACTCCGACTGCCCGGCCTGCAGGTTGAGCAGCAACCAGCGGAACAGGGTGTACTCGACCTCCACCCGCGTGGTCGGCCCCTTGTCGGTGAGGGACTGATCCGACTGGGCTGAGTTGAGCGGCTGCTGAAATCCGACGTACAGGCGCGGCGAGACATAGCGGCCTGCGATGACCACGGTTCCATCGGGGCCGCCGTGGCGAATCTCCATGACATCGAGGCCAACGGCTTCGCCCGCCTGGCGTTCGAGCAGCCCGGTCACCGTGCCGAGTGCGAGTGAGGTACCTCGGTCGGTCAGGGAAGTGCTCTCACCACTTCCGCTCAGCGCCCGCGCAGCCGGGCGTCCGGTGGCCAGGTAGGAAACGAGGTCGGACGTCTCGAGCTGCGGGTTGGAGCTGAGTTCAAGTCGCAGGCTGTCCATCTTTCCGGTGACGCTCAGCGTGATCTGGATATTTGGATCGATGGCGTCGGGAGTGGACGGCACGGCGTAGCTGGCTTCGATCGAGGTGGTCCAGTCGGTCACCAGTCCATTGAAGGTGACGCTACCCTGGTCGATCGCGAACCGGCGGCCGAACTGTTCGACCACGCTTCGGCCCGGTACGACCTCGGCTGTGCCGAACAGCTGCAGCGAGTCATTGGCTGCCTTCCGTACATCGAGCGAGCCGGTCAGCAGCACCCGCATCTGCGGCTGCGCCTGCTTGCGCAGCCAGACGTCGCCGCCGAGGGTCAGCTTGACGTCGATGGCCCAAGGGAGGAGGGGGTCCCGTACGATTGCTGCATCGCCCGGTCGATAACCGAAGTACGATTCCAGCATGGCATAGTCCGCCGGCGTCAGTTCCACCGGCATCGCGGCAGTGCCTTGGCCAACCTCGTCGGCATAGATGTCGGTCTTGACCAGACTGATCGATCCCTCGGCCTTGGGCTGGGACACGGTGCCAGTCAAGCGGATGTTTCCGTCGAGGCCGAGCCGGACCCATTCATTGCGGAGCGCGCGGAACTCCTTGAAGTTCGCGTCGAGGGCCAGCTCCGGATCGTTGAGAGTGGTCAGCACGATGTTGCCGCGCACGCTGGCGGTGCCGTCCGCGGTGGCTTCCAGTCGCGTGACCTGGATCGTTTCACCGGCGAATGTGGCGTCAGCGGTAATCCGCCGGTAGTCCACACCCTGGCGTGGTACGGTGATCCGTCCGCCGGCCAGGCGAATGGTGCCCGATGCGCTCGGACTGCCGATCGTGCCAGTCAAGCGGGCATCACTTGACACCTGACCCTCGATCCGTTCGACACCCGCAAACTGTGCAAAGGGCGCCATCCAGCCGATCGGAAAGTCGGTGCCGCGAAGAGTCAGGTCGACCGGAGCGCTCTCGGGAGGTGTGGGAAGCAAGCTGTCGCCTGCGAGGGTGAGCCGGAACGGAATCGTTCCGGCCGCCTCGAGCGTGCGCCCCTGACGGTCCTGGAGCCGTGCATCGAGACGGAGCTGTCCGGGGCTTGGCGCGGATGTCGTGAGCCGCGCAACGACATCAGGCATGGCCAGATTGAGGTTGGTGCGCACGGCCACCTGGTCGGCCGGCCCCTCGAGGTGAACCGTCCCATGCAGGGTTCCGTTGAGGTTCTCGAGGCCGGCAAATGCAGCAAAGCCGCCGATCGGTACCGAGTCGAGCGTCAGGGCCAGTGCTTGCGTCCCTGTTCGGTCGAGGTGGCCATCGACTTCGATCCGGCGCCGGCCGGCCCGCAGCTCGAGGTCGCTCACTACGATTCGGTCGCCCCAGCTAATCGAGGCGGTATCGCTCAGGGCCCAAACGGTCTCGCCAAAGGTGAAGCCCAAGTCGGACAGGAAGAACCGACGCTCACTGGCCCTTCCTCGCCCGCCAAGGGTCAGCTGATGACCTGCATCGCGACGTGCGCTGACGCTGAAGGTCATCTCGCCTGCTTCGGAACTGACCTTCGCATCGACCTGCTGCAGATGCGTGGTCTGCCAGGCCACCTCCTTGCCGGTGGCCTGGCCGTTGACGTGCCAGTCCGTGCCGTCGCTCTCTGCGCGGGTCAGATCGAGCTGCAGCGTATCGGCGGCGGCCATGCCGGCAATCAGGCCGCCGACCGAGGCGCTGCCGGCCAGCGCGAGGCCCTGGTCGTTGCGCCAGACTCGAGCGTCGATCTGTCCGCTCCTGATGCCCAGCGGTCGGATCGGCAGCACCGTCTGCGCGGGCGGCGGACGGGTCGTATCGGCCA
This window of the Gemmatimonadales bacterium genome carries:
- a CDS encoding serine/threonine protein kinase, with the protein product MTQPTPDFLDLQAALAGEYSLQRELGRGGMGIVYLARDVLLDRDVAIKVLPTPLAGNPAARERFLREARMAAGLSHPHIVPIHRVGEVGGFVFFVMSYIEGESLGERLRSRGPLAPADATRLLREVSWALAYAHGRGIIHRDVKPDNILIEAGSGRALVTDFGIAQAGTGSAATDGHLIMGTARFMSPEQALGDSLDGRSDIYALGVVGFLALSGRLPFEGSELPALLVQQTTREAPSLSTIAPGMPAALAEAIDRCLARDPDDRFPDGEALAAALAPTAETRPALPPSLRAWLGARNPMLVPYLAWGGLFGTLTLANLTVWLLGRRPDGPADIVLLAAITAAPLLPIIGFHLNQARRQFKAGYSLADLLAALELERRERDETEAASRAEGEPGLHRILRLATTAAATWLATTVGLVAAGVVHERDLGMIFLLLPMGATLLLGAASNALDVQFIPTGLRRWWQTGVRDRLWNSRLGRWFAKQLGAPKVSQAVGGGVFRATEAALGVAAGDLFAALPKQYRNQLAELPGVVAALESQAAAARADVDEVAALVASRPEDADALAVRRSAAAARLAESVGALERVRLDLLRLHAGTTDLAPLTTLIDAARRIGEGVDRLVAARREADDAVRTDPPVQP
- a CDS encoding HEAT repeat domain-containing protein, yielding MTGDSSGPAWWRQAVALEQANRLDDAERAITAAVDHIGAAASVAELYRQRMVRLAESGDQQGASAAADQAERWICHYASQATSGGEGAALSEERDRFLEEIGRGPGTVTGPPVAESPLDRFIRSMARNRERWHDGIGYDLEALSVASPDARRLIEDRLLEKRPRSWHDIEALAALDTPRARAAIFAALDDPDAMVRAAVTRFAAAQLDRDAATASLVRGLETAEFYGGLTQLLDQVETFHPAAVIDALLRGTLNREGEVAVHFAAMLVYLHGKASEPFEMSLRPFFLTFHTESTVERAAAFRELCGRIGVDPGPYLA
- a CDS encoding BamA/TamA family outer membrane protein encodes the protein MRSELTRRLCLVALVAMAGLGALARPLAAQIPYTVFDENTEVRSLGFEFTTSRTFKEGELKAQIALSNRGALYGLRRTLAALPIVSSPAPHPFAPLDLQRDVARLRRFYGNAGFLETQIWYDVKYHDNDNTVDITFFIDEGRPILIRAITITAPDGGDLMTRLPEDYVGEWQRRRDAIGADTGGRYTETTRAWHETDLLAWWRNRGWAFATVAASAPIDTAAATTELQFTIDPGPRTRIGRITIEGQESVSDEVIRRVLPFREGRWFNAQALAEGRQRVFGLDLFRLALIDVERDPANDSLANLRIRVTENPPRLITGEIGYVGDGGISTQGQFAHRNFGGGARTLRVSALAETGLLSVGDLDNEEYRLSVAYRAPWFLHRRYSLTVEPFGYYRNNVTDRSWQAGIETSLVYELGPYRFITLQHRYSHRRILDYRLGSGSIIDLNSLLRLIGEGAIDSLSRGSQRSTLSLSGTVGRFDPTRPARTVQGRPTLEITTPGGLNTIEYFAADLPIFGYLPIGPRVTATARMRIGRVWPYGKSIQSDDQSNLIASLQLRDVLLTTGGTGSVRGWGEAQLGPKFVNLTLTPIEGTDSLELGARGYAPSGGLARMSGSLELQLPFPGLGDAWGTHLFFDAGRVWTPDSRFRADDPGDSERWFFGTGFGVQVRTLVGPVRISLGYKLNPSELDLRDAEPILEALLAGRPISSVPVNSKRRYHLHFSLGQSF